The following are encoded together in the Chloroflexota bacterium genome:
- the gltB gene encoding glutamate synthase large subunit produces MSARHAGGVNAPLYKPAFEHDACGVGFVARVSGEQGHDILVKALQAVGNVTHRGAVDADAKTGDGSGVLTQLPRKLLVREAERRGFMVNRPEDLALGMVFLPRDDLVARDLCTAVVDHALRSQGLTVVGWREVPVDIGALGEKALDTRPEIRQVIIARPSGLVDDTTFERALYRARKEAERRIAEHGVEGFYVPSMSSRTVIYKGLMLSAQLPAFYTDLRDPSYETALAIFHQRYSTNTLPNWFLAQPFRFLAHNGEINTVQGNRNWMRSREVSCNSPVWGQDLSALSPIVSPNGSDSASLDNVLELIEQSGRDVLHSMMMMVPPAWENMSEMEPRLRDFYRFHDAVIEPWDGPAGLSFTDGFTVGAVLDRNGLRPSRYKIDRDGLVVAASEVGVVDMDDANIVEKGRLGPGQMLAVDTVRHRILHNDELKREISERRPYGEWVSRSMVSLADLATLPIGERNGLNGHANGHANGANGHAHLNGHANGAGEIVAHGGDGAATSAADLMPIQQAFGYTAEEVKFIIRPMGADGKDPIFSMGDDTPMAVLSRVPRLLYAFFKQRFAQVTNPPIDPLREELVMSLRTLVGPRRSMLEETPDHAKLLELVSPVLLQEQMALLRTLKRDSLVAKTLDATFAVADGPDGLRKGVDRLCAAAGDALAQGATVLIISDRAVSKERAPIPSLMATGAVHHHLIAAGTRMRADLIVESGDAWDVHHFACLIGYGAAAVHPWLALETIAAELEAEFQQDLVIARKKREDTSEREADWKANSKATIAKQQAQFVHAAELGLFKIMSKMGISTISSYRGAQIFEALGLAKEVVNHCFVGTVSDVGGVGFAEIGTDLLGRHGAGYPQPITEGPAAKRGRLPDYGFIRFRREGEYHAFQPLVVRALHSAARNDDYEAYQQFSKLVHARIPMTVRDLLEFKPGTPIPLREVESVESIRRRFVSTAMSLGALSPEAHRTLAVAMNRIGARSNSGEGGEDPVNYVPDAHGDLGHNKIKQVASARFGVTAEYLMMADEIEIKMAQGAKPGEGGQLPGAKNNDLIAKLRFTIPGITLISPPPHHDIYSIEDLAQLIYDLKMTNPRARVGVKLVASAGVGTIAAGVAKAYADYILISGHDGGTGASPLSSIKNTGSPWELGLAETQQTLVLNELRGRITLRTDGGLKTGRDVVVAAMLGAEEYGFGTAAVVAIGCDMARACHLNTCPTGVATQDPVYRAKFDGTAEMAVHYFTHVAMEVREILASLGFRKLDEIIGRPELLAERTLPEGDRGRLLDLTPILTRVDPTGSRPRLHVQNRNIRPTDTALDPEIVRDAQDALETGKRVTLPYTIQNAHRTVGARLAGEIARRYGSTGLPDGTIELRFKGSAGQSFGAWATNGMRMVLEGEANDYVAKGLCGGEIAIMPSAEASFEPHENVILGNTTLYGATSGRLFASGRAGERFAVRNSGATAVVEGTGDHCCEYMTGGTVVVLGETGRNFAAGMSNGVAYVFDPDNTLPERYNPEMVHLERVMELDHLEQLYALIDEHFAKTGSPRARLILDAWESYRTQFWQVVPGARPYPDPALEQARVGARAEEGKFERA; encoded by the coding sequence ATGAGCGCTCGGCATGCTGGTGGGGTCAACGCGCCGCTCTACAAACCGGCGTTTGAACACGACGCCTGTGGGGTCGGCTTCGTTGCGCGCGTTTCAGGGGAGCAGGGTCACGACATCCTGGTGAAGGCGCTCCAGGCGGTCGGCAACGTCACCCATCGTGGCGCCGTCGACGCCGACGCCAAGACCGGTGACGGGAGCGGCGTCCTGACGCAGCTTCCGCGCAAGCTCCTCGTTCGAGAGGCCGAGCGGCGCGGCTTCATGGTCAACCGGCCCGAAGACCTGGCGCTGGGTATGGTCTTCCTCCCGCGCGACGACCTTGTCGCTCGGGATCTCTGTACGGCCGTCGTCGATCACGCGCTGCGGTCGCAGGGCTTGACGGTCGTCGGGTGGCGCGAGGTGCCCGTCGATATCGGCGCGCTGGGGGAGAAGGCGCTCGATACGCGGCCGGAGATTCGGCAGGTGATCATCGCCCGCCCGAGCGGCCTCGTGGATGACACCACCTTCGAGCGCGCGCTGTACCGCGCCCGCAAGGAGGCCGAACGGCGCATCGCCGAGCACGGCGTCGAGGGCTTCTACGTGCCGTCGATGTCGAGCCGCACCGTCATCTACAAGGGGCTGATGCTGTCTGCGCAGCTCCCGGCCTTCTACACCGACCTGCGCGATCCGTCCTACGAGACGGCCCTGGCGATCTTCCACCAGCGCTACTCCACGAACACCCTGCCGAACTGGTTCCTGGCCCAGCCGTTCCGGTTCCTCGCGCACAACGGCGAGATCAACACGGTCCAGGGCAACCGCAACTGGATGCGCTCCCGCGAGGTCAGCTGCAACTCGCCGGTCTGGGGCCAGGATCTCTCGGCCCTCAGCCCGATTGTCTCCCCGAACGGCTCGGACTCGGCCAGCCTGGACAACGTCCTGGAGCTGATCGAGCAGAGCGGGCGTGACGTGCTCCACTCGATGATGATGATGGTGCCGCCGGCCTGGGAGAACATGTCGGAGATGGAGCCGCGCCTGCGCGACTTCTACCGGTTCCACGATGCTGTCATCGAGCCGTGGGACGGGCCGGCTGGCCTCTCGTTCACGGACGGCTTCACCGTGGGCGCGGTGCTGGACCGCAACGGCCTGCGCCCCTCACGCTACAAGATCGACCGCGACGGCCTGGTGGTGGCCGCCTCCGAGGTCGGCGTCGTGGACATGGATGACGCCAATATCGTCGAGAAGGGCCGGCTCGGCCCGGGCCAGATGCTGGCCGTGGACACCGTCCGTCACCGCATTCTGCACAACGACGAGCTGAAGCGCGAGATCTCGGAGCGCCGACCGTACGGCGAGTGGGTCTCCCGCTCGATGGTCAGCCTCGCGGACCTGGCCACGCTCCCCATCGGCGAGAGGAACGGCCTGAACGGCCACGCCAACGGCCACGCCAACGGCGCCAACGGCCACGCCCACCTGAACGGCCACGCCAACGGCGCGGGCGAGATTGTGGCGCACGGCGGCGATGGCGCGGCGACCTCTGCCGCCGACCTGATGCCGATCCAGCAGGCGTTCGGCTACACCGCCGAGGAAGTGAAGTTCATCATCCGCCCGATGGGTGCCGATGGGAAAGATCCCATCTTCTCGATGGGTGACGACACCCCGATGGCGGTCCTCTCGCGGGTGCCCCGGCTGCTCTACGCCTTCTTCAAGCAGCGATTTGCCCAGGTGACCAACCCGCCCATCGACCCGCTCCGCGAGGAGCTGGTGATGTCGTTGCGGACGCTGGTCGGCCCGCGCCGCTCGATGCTGGAGGAGACGCCGGACCACGCCAAACTGCTGGAGCTGGTCAGCCCGGTGCTGCTGCAGGAGCAGATGGCGCTGCTCCGGACCCTGAAGCGGGACTCGCTGGTCGCGAAGACGCTGGACGCGACGTTCGCCGTGGCGGACGGCCCGGACGGCCTCCGCAAAGGCGTCGACCGGCTGTGCGCTGCCGCTGGCGACGCCCTGGCCCAGGGCGCCACGGTCCTGATCATCTCGGATCGGGCGGTCTCGAAGGAGCGCGCCCCGATCCCCTCGCTGATGGCGACGGGCGCGGTCCACCACCACCTGATCGCGGCGGGCACCCGCATGCGGGCCGACCTGATCGTGGAGAGCGGCGACGCCTGGGACGTCCACCACTTCGCCTGCCTCATCGGCTATGGCGCGGCGGCGGTCCACCCCTGGCTGGCCCTGGAGACCATCGCCGCCGAGCTGGAGGCCGAGTTCCAGCAGGATCTGGTCATCGCCCGGAAGAAGCGCGAGGACACCTCCGAGCGCGAGGCGGACTGGAAGGCCAACAGCAAGGCGACCATCGCGAAGCAGCAGGCACAGTTTGTCCACGCGGCGGAGCTGGGCCTGTTCAAGATCATGTCCAAGATGGGGATCTCGACGATCTCCAGCTATCGCGGCGCGCAGATCTTCGAGGCGCTCGGGCTGGCGAAGGAGGTGGTCAACCACTGCTTCGTCGGGACGGTCTCGGATGTCGGCGGCGTCGGGTTCGCGGAGATCGGCACGGACCTTCTCGGGCGGCATGGTGCGGGCTACCCCCAGCCGATCACCGAAGGCCCGGCCGCGAAGCGTGGCCGGCTGCCTGACTACGGCTTCATCCGCTTCCGCCGCGAGGGCGAGTATCACGCCTTCCAGCCGCTGGTGGTGCGGGCGCTCCATAGTGCCGCGCGCAACGACGACTACGAGGCGTACCAGCAGTTCAGCAAGCTGGTGCATGCCCGCATCCCGATGACGGTGCGTGACCTGCTGGAGTTCAAGCCCGGCACGCCGATCCCGCTGCGCGAGGTCGAGTCTGTCGAGTCGATCCGCCGCCGTTTCGTCAGCACGGCGATGTCGCTTGGCGCGCTCTCGCCAGAGGCGCACCGCACGCTGGCTGTGGCGATGAACCGCATCGGCGCGCGCTCGAACTCGGGCGAGGGCGGCGAGGATCCGGTCAACTACGTGCCGGATGCACATGGCGATCTCGGGCACAACAAGATCAAGCAGGTGGCCTCGGCGCGCTTCGGCGTGACCGCCGAGTACCTGATGATGGCCGACGAGATCGAGATCAAGATGGCGCAGGGGGCCAAGCCCGGCGAGGGCGGCCAGCTGCCCGGGGCCAAGAACAACGACCTGATCGCGAAGCTCCGGTTCACGATCCCTGGTATTACCCTGATCTCGCCGCCGCCCCACCACGACATCTACAGTATTGAAGACCTCGCCCAGCTGATCTACGACCTGAAGATGACCAACCCGCGCGCCCGCGTCGGCGTCAAGCTGGTGGCCTCGGCAGGCGTTGGCACCATCGCGGCGGGCGTCGCGAAGGCGTACGCCGACTACATCCTGATCAGCGGTCATGACGGCGGGACCGGCGCTTCGCCGCTCTCGTCGATCAAGAACACCGGCTCGCCGTGGGAGCTTGGCCTCGCCGAAACCCAGCAGACGCTGGTGCTCAACGAGCTACGCGGGCGGATCACCCTCCGCACGGACGGCGGCCTCAAGACCGGGCGGGATGTGGTCGTTGCGGCCATGCTCGGCGCGGAGGAGTACGGGTTCGGGACGGCGGCCGTCGTGGCCATCGGCTGCGACATGGCGCGCGCCTGTCACCTGAACACCTGTCCGACGGGCGTCGCGACGCAGGATCCGGTCTACCGGGCCAAGTTCGACGGCACCGCCGAGATGGCTGTCCACTACTTCACGCACGTCGCGATGGAAGTCCGCGAGATCCTGGCCTCGCTCGGCTTCCGCAAGCTGGACGAGATCATCGGGCGGCCGGAGCTGCTGGCCGAGCGCACGCTGCCCGAGGGTGACCGGGGCCGCCTGCTCGACCTGACCCCGATCCTGACGCGGGTCGATCCGACTGGCTCCCGCCCACGCCTGCACGTCCAGAATCGGAACATCCGCCCCACGGATACGGCGCTCGATCCTGAGATCGTCCGCGACGCTCAGGATGCGTTGGAGACGGGCAAGCGGGTGACGCTGCCGTACACCATCCAGAACGCTCACCGGACGGTTGGCGCACGGCTGGCCGGCGAGATCGCGCGGCGGTACGGCAGCACGGGGCTGCCAGATGGCACCATCGAGCTGCGCTTCAAGGGCAGCGCCGGCCAGAGCTTCGGCGCCTGGGCCACCAACGGCATGCGTATGGTGCTGGAAGGCGAGGCGAACGACTACGTGGCGAAGGGCCTCTGCGGCGGCGAGATCGCCATCATGCCGTCCGCCGAGGCCAGCTTCGAGCCGCACGAGAACGTGATCCTCGGCAACACGACGCTCTACGGCGCGACCAGCGGCAGGCTGTTCGCCAGCGGGCGGGCCGGCGAGCGGTTCGCGGTGCGGAACAGCGGCGCGACGGCGGTCGTCGAAGGCACCGGCGACCACTGCTGCGAGTACATGACGGGCGGCACCGTCGTGGTGCTGGGCGAGACCGGCCGCAACTTCGCGGCCGGCATGTCGAACGGCGTGGCCTACGTCTTCGACCCGGACAATACGCTGCCGGAGCGGTACAACCCCGAGATGGTGCACCTCGAGCGGGTCATGGAGCTGGACCACCTGGAGCAGCTCTACGCCCTGATCGACGAGCACTTCGCCAAGACGGGCAGCCCGCGCGCGCGCCTGATCCTCGACGCCTGGGAGTCGTACCGGACCCAGTTCTGGCAGGTGGTGCCAGGCGCGCGTCCGTACCCCGACCCGGCTCTGGAGCAGGCACGGGTGGGAGCACGCGCCGAAGAGGGCAAGTTCGAGCGAGCGTAA
- a CDS encoding M48 family metallopeptidase, translating to MPSAHALTSRHADRQNDHRQLRRRILKGNKRPALLAVPTYSPVVPRALHRLQITARVVEPRNVIVSVDYDFCECTLLGHAAQPPSCEVSNGIRSTRRCGSGQVTVVRRQPKSGRQLSFDTLTPPGEQQPPLVIGGLTVEVQRSDRRRRTISARADGDRLILQVPAGLSADEERGWAEKLGARIVAARRKRELNSDEDLAARAQQLNVQYFEGRLRFVSVRYVANQQHRFGSCTPSHGTIRISDRLAKMPAWVRDAVLVHELSHLVESNHTARFWKLANRYPLMERARGYLMAVGLDDEGDGP from the coding sequence ATGCCGAGCGCTCATGCCCTGACCTCACGCCACGCAGACAGACAAAATGACCACCGACAACTGCGACGACGTATCCTCAAGGGAAACAAAAGGCCGGCCCTACTTGCAGTGCCGACCTACTCCCCTGTGGTACCTCGCGCGTTGCACCGTCTCCAGATCACCGCCCGTGTGGTGGAGCCGCGCAACGTCATAGTCAGCGTCGACTATGATTTTTGCGAGTGTACCCTACTTGGGCACGCTGCACAACCCCCCTCGTGCGAAGTTTCCAATGGGATACGGTCCACCCGTCGGTGCGGGAGCGGTCAGGTAACAGTGGTGCGACGACAGCCGAAGTCAGGCAGGCAGCTTTCGTTCGATACGCTGACGCCCCCGGGGGAGCAACAGCCGCCCCTGGTCATTGGCGGGCTGACCGTCGAGGTGCAGCGCAGCGACCGTCGGCGGCGGACGATCAGCGCCCGCGCCGACGGCGACCGCCTGATCCTCCAGGTGCCAGCCGGCCTCTCAGCCGACGAGGAGCGGGGCTGGGCCGAGAAGCTTGGCGCGCGGATCGTGGCGGCCCGCCGCAAGCGCGAGCTGAACTCCGACGAGGATCTGGCGGCGCGCGCGCAGCAGCTCAACGTCCAGTACTTCGAGGGCCGGCTCCGGTTCGTCAGCGTGCGCTACGTCGCGAACCAGCAGCATCGCTTCGGCAGCTGCACGCCGAGTCATGGGACGATCCGGATCTCGGACCGGCTGGCGAAGATGCCGGCCTGGGTCCGTGACGCCGTCCTCGTGCACGAGCTGTCGCACCTGGTCGAGTCGAACCACACGGCCCGCTTCTGGAAGCTGGCGAACCGCTATCCGCTGATGGAGCGCGCCCGCGGCTACCTGATGGCCGTCGGCCTGGACGACGAAGGCGATGGGCCGTAG
- a CDS encoding cupin domain-containing protein — translation MVSVSRHADIPAETRGPGVTRRITIDKATGSGAITAGVVYLEPGGTIPPHTHLVEEAMTLVEGKLKILVGTETDEVDAGTSWRAPANTIHGARNIGDSQATLIIAYPANEVAAFRVDVEF, via the coding sequence ATGGTCAGCGTTTCCAGGCACGCAGACATTCCGGCCGAGACGCGCGGCCCGGGCGTCACCCGCCGCATCACCATCGACAAGGCGACCGGCTCCGGCGCGATCACCGCTGGCGTCGTCTACCTGGAGCCGGGCGGCACCATCCCGCCGCACACGCACCTCGTCGAAGAGGCGATGACGCTGGTCGAGGGGAAGCTGAAGATCCTCGTCGGCACCGAGACGGACGAGGTCGATGCTGGCACCAGCTGGCGGGCCCCGGCCAACACGATCCACGGCGCGCGCAACATCGGCGACTCGCAGGCTACGCTGATCATCGCGTACCCGGCCAACGAGGTCGCGGCGTTCCGAGTCGATGTCGAGTTTTAG
- a CDS encoding RibD family protein has translation MAASTDFATATSARPSVTIKIAQTLDGRIATLTGQSQWITCEPARALAHELRATHDAVLVGIGTVLYDNPRLTVRMVDGPDPLRVVADTHLRIPLDSHLLADRPDRTICVVGPDVDPARVEAVRALGALVIVGTVCEGRLDLAAMLQQLYELGIRSLMVEGGSGIITSLLRARLIDRLVVCIAPKVIGAGLDAIGDLGIRELSQALTFRNTSIRQLGSDIVFEGLVERPTPNGDARHAG, from the coding sequence ATCGCGGCGAGCACCGACTTCGCCACCGCGACCTCGGCACGACCGAGTGTCACCATTAAGATCGCGCAGACCCTCGACGGACGGATCGCCACGCTGACCGGCCAGTCGCAGTGGATCACCTGCGAGCCGGCCCGCGCGCTCGCGCACGAGCTGCGGGCCACCCACGACGCCGTGCTGGTCGGCATCGGCACCGTCCTCTACGACAATCCTCGCCTGACGGTGCGGATGGTGGACGGCCCCGATCCGCTGCGCGTCGTCGCGGACACCCATCTGCGGATCCCGCTGGACAGCCACCTGCTCGCCGACCGGCCGGACCGCACCATCTGCGTGGTGGGGCCAGACGTTGACCCGGCCCGCGTCGAGGCGGTCCGAGCGCTCGGGGCGCTGGTGATCGTCGGGACGGTGTGTGAGGGCCGCCTCGACCTGGCGGCGATGCTCCAGCAGTTGTACGAACTCGGCATCCGGTCGCTGATGGTAGAGGGCGGCTCGGGGATCATCACGTCGCTGCTGCGCGCGCGCCTGATCGACCGGCTGGTGGTCTGCATTGCGCCGAAGGTGATCGGCGCGGGGCTGGACGCCATCGGTGACCTCGGCATCCGCGAGCTGTCCCAGGCGTTGACCTTCCGGAACACCAGCATCCGGCAGCTCGGCTCGGACATCGTGTTTGAGGGGCTGGTCGAGCGCCCGACGCCGAACGGCGATGCCCGCCACGCCGGGTGA
- a CDS encoding zinc-binding dehydrogenase, translating to MPATPGDGPTLYPRAVWFPAPLTVEIRDEPLRPPGPGEILVRAERSAISAGTEMLVYRGQIPPETTLDLPTLAGSFRFPIKYGYASVGTVVALGQGVAGVAVGQRVFCLHPHQTVYTLLSDLAWPLPDGILPERAVLAANLETALNALLDVPVRLGERVAIFGQGIVGLLIGLLARRNGAGRVAVVDPFARRRTLALGLGANAALDASSLSPPELAEALAEACGGRPDVVYEASGSPAALQSALDAVADEGTVTVCSWYGTKPVALELGGRFHRGRIRLRSTQVGRVPPELAGRWSFERRRAAVLELLAVLPVDQMVTHRVPFEDAATAYRLVAEQPEETVQVVLTYDNADPTTESVRAAETVTADRHGPPAEHPPAEPRPVDQASAEPQPAERAR from the coding sequence ATGCCCGCCACGCCGGGTGACGGCCCCACGCTGTACCCCCGAGCCGTCTGGTTCCCGGCCCCGCTGACGGTCGAGATCCGCGACGAGCCGCTTCGGCCGCCCGGCCCTGGCGAGATCCTGGTCCGGGCCGAGCGCTCGGCCATCAGCGCCGGCACCGAGATGCTGGTCTACCGAGGGCAGATCCCGCCTGAGACGACGCTCGATCTGCCGACCCTGGCCGGCAGCTTCCGCTTCCCCATCAAGTACGGGTACGCCAGCGTCGGGACGGTCGTCGCGCTCGGCCAGGGGGTGGCGGGCGTGGCCGTCGGGCAGCGCGTCTTCTGCCTGCACCCGCACCAGACGGTCTACACCCTCTTGAGCGACCTCGCATGGCCGCTGCCGGACGGCATCCTGCCCGAGCGCGCCGTGCTGGCCGCCAACCTTGAAACGGCGTTGAACGCCCTGCTCGACGTGCCGGTGCGCCTGGGGGAGCGGGTCGCCATCTTCGGGCAGGGGATCGTCGGGCTGCTGATCGGGCTGCTGGCACGGCGGAACGGCGCTGGCCGGGTGGCGGTGGTCGATCCGTTCGCGCGTCGGCGGACGCTCGCGCTCGGGCTGGGCGCGAACGCGGCCCTCGACGCGTCAAGCCTGTCCCCTCCGGAGCTTGCCGAGGCGTTGGCCGAAGCCTGTGGGGGCCGTCCCGATGTCGTCTACGAGGCGAGCGGCAGCCCCGCGGCCTTGCAGAGCGCGCTCGACGCCGTGGCTGACGAGGGCACGGTGACGGTCTGCTCGTGGTACGGCACGAAGCCCGTCGCGCTGGAGCTGGGCGGCCGGTTCCACCGAGGCCGCATCCGCCTGCGCTCGACGCAGGTCGGGCGGGTGCCCCCCGAGCTGGCGGGCCGCTGGAGCTTTGAGCGCCGACGAGCAGCCGTGCTGGAACTGCTGGCGGTCCTGCCCGTTGACCAGATGGTGACGCATCGCGTGCCGTTCGAGGACGCGGCCACGGCGTACCGGCTGGTAGCCGAGCAGCCCGAGGAGACCGTGCAAGTCGTGCTGACCTACGACAACGCCGACCCCACCACCGAGAGTGTGAGAGCCGCCGAGACGGTGACTGCGGACAGGCACGGCCCGCCGGCCGAGCACCCGCCCGCGGAACCCCGGCCGGTGGATCAGGCGTCTGCAGAACCCCAGCCGGCGGAGCGCGCTCGGTGA
- a CDS encoding DUF2157 domain-containing protein: protein MSPGDRLRGMLDPLDPAVRAWLQRELPRLVRDSYLSAAQADLIARRYGVQVTEADIAAATAAEPAASPESAASPESPAGAAPPDAGPEPGASAASPSESWGAPPPAGAAPGRASGAPLMPPPPGPMLAPGPTLAPGPTSIPGALRPPARAAQAAPAGQTGAPAGGAPRSTPFVADHAVSIVLYLGAFLVVAAVIIFLAYSWDQISGGMRLAALMVLTGGFLGAAAVCLPRPAVRPAGRTFLALGAILVPANVAAVYLVYFSHSPIPAATFWLLGASTSGVLHAVLSVRLRSTGYAILAVPSVPVAACALGWLVDPHWEWLGMSAALALALLVTAARFGPPIPLVLTARVLGSGLLVLAALVSLPAIDAHNERQWSPTVALIAMSAALAFEAARRGKTWWFGAVAALVTGPFVALILAMEQRHQPLVAAAIVGGWLSAAAARWLQRQQRLLWACATLVPAAVFPLAAWEVDRSSLILFASTIGLVGVFAWVFRSVLPLYVGVLAVDGLYVKLLDIFGSSDSPGWMLGVALWPLALLWLAAGAVLPRRQAGPAWVGALVTMAAAELIAWPEARWALVIAVSGLVGSILGAWRPRFAPVLLLASLWLVGAGLHLGDLLAWEWPWRAVLIGVSAWILFAVSMVRPPGFPASRATPATPRAPLPAAALSAVGASTLGDWALLARLAALAVAGLGIVVLLPSLPNPRPARDAWLIASTVSWLNVAVLLGAWAFLARAWLPAWAAALAVVPALLSGVGRLHPQDAQVYAAPVGLYLLAAGFAGRRQRQGVVANVLAGAGLVTLLGTSVVQSFDRDGFLYALLALVEGLAAVAVGIALRWRVIVAVGVAGTVVIALRQLFDAVAALPGWAILGGSGILLLTIAVVLLLVRARLAAAGRAAAERWSQWD, encoded by the coding sequence GTGAGCCCGGGCGACCGCCTGCGCGGCATGCTCGATCCGCTCGACCCGGCCGTGCGAGCGTGGTTGCAGCGGGAGCTGCCCCGGCTCGTCCGGGACAGCTACCTGAGCGCGGCCCAGGCGGACCTGATCGCCCGGCGCTACGGCGTCCAGGTGACCGAGGCCGACATCGCGGCAGCCACCGCCGCCGAGCCGGCAGCATCCCCCGAGAGCGCAGCATCCCCTGAGAGCCCGGCTGGCGCAGCCCCGCCCGACGCCGGGCCTGAACCGGGCGCGTCCGCCGCCTCTCCCTCCGAGTCCTGGGGAGCGCCTCCTCCTGCTGGCGCGGCCCCCGGCCGCGCGTCCGGCGCCCCGCTGATGCCGCCGCCCCCCGGCCCGATGCTGGCGCCCGGCCCAACGCTGGCGCCCGGCCCGACGTCGATACCCGGCGCGCTACGTCCACCGGCCCGGGCGGCGCAAGCGGCCCCGGCAGGTCAAACGGGCGCACCGGCGGGGGGCGCGCCGCGCTCCACCCCCTTCGTCGCCGATCACGCCGTCTCCATCGTCCTCTACCTCGGCGCGTTCCTGGTGGTCGCCGCTGTCATCATCTTCCTGGCCTACTCCTGGGACCAGATCTCCGGCGGCATGCGCCTCGCCGCCTTGATGGTACTGACCGGCGGCTTCCTGGGCGCGGCGGCGGTCTGCCTGCCGCGCCCGGCCGTCCGGCCAGCCGGCCGCACCTTCCTGGCGCTCGGCGCGATCCTGGTTCCAGCCAACGTGGCGGCCGTCTATCTCGTCTACTTCTCGCACAGCCCGATCCCGGCCGCCACGTTCTGGCTGCTCGGCGCGTCGACCTCGGGCGTGTTGCACGCGGTCCTGTCGGTCCGCCTCCGCTCGACGGGCTACGCCATCCTGGCCGTGCCGTCGGTGCCGGTGGCCGCCTGCGCGCTCGGCTGGCTGGTCGATCCACACTGGGAGTGGCTGGGCATGTCGGCGGCCCTGGCGCTGGCCCTGCTGGTGACGGCCGCTCGCTTCGGCCCACCGATCCCGCTGGTGCTGACGGCCCGCGTGCTCGGCTCGGGGCTGCTGGTGCTGGCCGCGCTGGTCTCGCTGCCGGCCATCGACGCGCACAACGAGCGCCAGTGGAGCCCGACCGTCGCCTTGATCGCCATGAGCGCGGCGCTGGCCTTCGAGGCGGCCCGGCGCGGCAAGACGTGGTGGTTCGGAGCGGTCGCCGCGCTGGTGACGGGGCCGTTCGTGGCGCTGATACTGGCGATGGAGCAGCGCCATCAGCCGCTGGTGGCGGCGGCCATCGTCGGCGGCTGGCTCTCGGCGGCGGCGGCGCGCTGGCTCCAGCGTCAGCAACGCCTGCTCTGGGCCTGCGCGACCCTGGTCCCCGCCGCCGTCTTCCCGCTGGCAGCCTGGGAGGTTGACCGCTCGTCGCTGATCCTCTTCGCCAGCACCATCGGACTGGTCGGCGTGTTCGCCTGGGTCTTCCGCTCGGTGCTGCCGCTGTACGTCGGCGTGCTGGCCGTCGATGGGCTGTACGTCAAGCTGCTGGACATCTTCGGCTCGTCAGACAGCCCGGGCTGGATGCTCGGGGTAGCCCTCTGGCCGCTGGCCCTGCTCTGGCTGGCCGCCGGCGCGGTGCTGCCGCGCCGACAGGCCGGCCCGGCCTGGGTCGGCGCACTGGTCACGATGGCCGCCGCCGAGCTGATCGCGTGGCCGGAGGCCCGCTGGGCGCTGGTCATTGCCGTCAGCGGACTGGTCGGCAGCATCCTCGGCGCGTGGCGGCCGCGGTTCGCGCCGGTCCTGCTGCTGGCAAGCCTCTGGCTGGTCGGCGCGGGCCTCCACCTGGGCGACCTCCTGGCCTGGGAATGGCCGTGGCGGGCGGTCCTGATCGGCGTCAGCGCCTGGATCCTGTTCGCGGTCTCGATGGTGCGCCCGCCCGGCTTCCCCGCGTCGCGCGCCACGCCTGCCACGCCGAGAGCGCCGCTGCCGGCCGCCGCCCTGTCAGCGGTTGGGGCGTCCACCCTGGGGGACTGGGCACTGCTCGCCCGGCTGGCGGCGCTGGCGGTGGCGGGCCTCGGGATCGTCGTGCTGCTGCCGTCGCTGCCGAATCCGCGTCCCGCCCGCGACGCCTGGCTGATCGCCTCGACGGTCAGCTGGCTGAACGTGGCGGTTCTGCTCGGCGCCTGGGCTTTCCTGGCGCGCGCGTGGCTGCCGGCCTGGGCCGCCGCGCTGGCCGTGGTGCCGGCTCTGCTGAGCGGGGTCGGGCGGCTGCACCCGCAGGACGCGCAGGTGTACGCCGCGCCGGTCGGGCTGTATCTGCTGGCCGCCGGGTTCGCGGGGCGGCGGCAGCGGCAGGGCGTGGTGGCGAACGTACTGGCGGGGGCGGGGCTGGTCACCCTGCTCGGCACGAGCGTGGTGCAGTCGTTCGACCGCGACGGTTTCCTCTACGCGCTGCTGGCCCTGGTCGAGGGGCTGGCGGCGGTGGCCGTCGGCATCGCGCTGCGCTGGCGGGTGATCGTCGCAGTGGGCGTAGCCGGCACGGTCGTCATCGCGCTCCGGCAACTGTTCGACGCCGTCGCGGCTCTGCCCGGCTGGGCGATCCTCGGCGGGAGCGGCATCCTGCTCCTGACGATTGCCGTCGTGCTGCTGCTGGTGCGGGCCCGGCTGGCAGCGGCTGGCCGGGCCGCCGCCGAGCGCTGGAGCCAGTGGGACTGA